A genomic region of Gossypium hirsutum isolate 1008001.06 chromosome D01, Gossypium_hirsutum_v2.1, whole genome shotgun sequence contains the following coding sequences:
- the LOC107891542 gene encoding RNA polymerase II C-terminal domain phosphatase-like 2 isoform X1, translating into MSRLGFKSMVYHGDFFLGELNTIPITDSNFQFPNNEIRIHHISPTSERCIPLSILHTISSFPVRCKLESPFPVEQPHLIHLHASCFYEFKTAVVLVGDEEVHLVAMPSKQKKFPCFWCFSVSTGLYNSCLGMLNLRCLAIVFDLDETLIVANTMKSFEDRIEVLRGWIARESDPIRLSGMSAELRRYIDDRLLLKQYAESDCVVDNGKMFKVQMEEVPPLSDGHEKVVRPVIRLQDRNIVLTRINPEIRDTSVLVRLRPAWDELRSYLTAKGRKRFEVYVCTMAERDYALEMWRLLDPGAHLIGSKQLLDRVVCVKSGSRKSLLNVFRDGKCHPQMAMVIDDRSKVWEDKDQPRVHVVPPFAPYYAPQAETANAVPVLCVARNVACNARGLFFKEFDDNVLRKMSEVFYEDEVVNLPLAPDVSNYLMSEEASFASNGNNGAPICEGMNGAEVERRMNQSEEKHVLDSSTRPVTSNPELRSETSQPPVTDIVGPASSVAPLPSQKPSILGAPGLLSNPMMLGASVRRDNNGSEGDYDMKRRALGIKQSLDLRNQSSIQPPLLPKFPIQTSSSSVVPQGGWLVEEDINESHLNDRPSGTTQESDVIKSDKLRGYQNPFPHTAPGSVSTGLPSYASQVKIEEARTGLDTPKQNVLPTAHLSEIGGTQNHLPSITRELQSEGGKMNLLPSHLSIGVLHEIGRRCGSKVEFRSVVSTSKDLQFSVEVLFTGEKIGVGMGKTRRDAQQQAAELALHNLAEKYVAYIAPRSGAVDRDFNNLSLGTENGFLWDVNPASNEAIKEGFPKDNTSEAAEEPGSNSSSIANQPVEKRANSPRLSESMPSKRSKEGVLRRLGSSLSSSRQPKNEHTIS; encoded by the exons atgagtCGATTAGGGTTTAAATCCATGGTGTATCATGGAGACTTTTTTTTGGGTGAACTGAACACTATCCCTATCACGGACTCGAATTTCCAGTTCCCGAATAACGAGATTCGTATCCACCACATCTCCCCTACCAGCGAACGATGCATTCCTCTTTCGATTCTCCACACGATTTCCTCATTTCCCGTTCGTTGCAAGCTCGAATCCCCTTTTCCCGTAGAACAGCCGCATTTGATTCATCTTCACGCCTCTTGCTTTTACGAATTCAAG ACGGCGGTGGTTTTGGTTGGAGATGAAGAGGTGCACTTAGTGGCAATGCCGAGTAAACAGAAGAAGTTTCCTTGTTTTTGGTGCTTTTCGGTTTCTACGGGACTGTACAATTCTTGCTTAGGGATGCTTAACTTGAGGTGTCTCGCGATTGTTTTCGATCTCGATGAAACGTTGATTGTTGCCAACACGATGAAGTCGTTTGAGGATAGGATCGAAGTGCTTAGGGGTTGGATTGCGCGGGAGAGTGATCCGATTCGTCTTTCAGGGATGTCGGCTGAATTGAGAAGGTATATAGATGATCGGTTGCTGTTGAAGCAGTACGCGGAGAGTGATTGTGTTGTTGataatggaaaaatgtttaaAGTTCAGATGGAAGAGGTTCCACCTTTGTCTGATGGCCATGAGAAAGTTGTTCGGCCTGTGATTAGGTTGCAGGACAGAAATATTGTCCTTACTCGTATCAATCCTGAG ATTCGGGATACCAGTGTGCTGGTGAGGTTACGACCAGCGTGGGATGAATTGAGAAGCTATTTGACTGCGAAAGGCCGAAAGCGCTTTGAAGTATATGTTTGTACTATGGCTGAAAGAGATTATGCATTAGAGATGTGGAGGCTTCTTGATCCTGGGGCACATCTGATAGGTTCAAAACAACTACTGGACCGAGTTGTTTGTGTCAAATCTG GTTCCAGGAAATCTTTGCTAAATGTGTTCCGTGATGGCAAATGCCATCCACAGATGGCAATGGTAATTGATGATCGTTCAAAGGTCTGGGAGGATAAGGATCAACCTCGAGTTCATGTAGTTCCCCCATTTGCTCCGTATTATGCTCCTCAGGCGGAG ACAGCAAATGCAGTTCCAGTCCTCTGTGTCGCAAGAAATGTTGCATGCAATGCCAGGGGTTTGTTTTTCAA AGAGTTTGATGACAATGTATTGCGGAAGATGTCTGAAGTTTTTTATGAAGATGAGGTGGTAAATCTGCCTCTTGCCCCTGATGTGAGCAACTATTTGATGTCAGAG GAAGCTAGTTTTGCTTCAAATGGGAACAATGGAGCTCCTATCTGTGAAGGAATGAACGGAGCTGAAGTTGAGCGGAGGATGAATCAGTCT GAGGAGAAGCATGTTTTGGACTCTTCCACTCGTCCAGTTACAAGTAACCCTGAGTTGCGGTCTGAAACCTCTCAGCCTCCTGTTACAGATATTGTTGGTCCTGCATCTTCAGTAGCACCATTGCCTTCTCAGA AACCTAGTATACTTGGAGCTCCTGGTCTGCTTTCAAATCCTATGATGCTTGGAGCTTCTGTAAGAAGAGATAACAACGGTAGTGAAGGTGATTATGACATGAAGAGAAGAGCCCTTGGCATAAAACAGAGTTTAGACTTAAGGAATCAGAGCTCGATCCAACCTCCACTCCTACCTAAATTTCCGATACagacatcatcatcatcagtagtgCCTCAGGGAGGTTGGTTGGTGGAAGAAGACATCAATGAATCGCATCTAAATGATCGACCATCAGGCACTACACAAGAATCTGATGTAATAAAATCTGATAAATTGCGAGGTTATCAGAATCCGTTTCCTCATACAGCACCTGGTTCTGTTTCCACTGGTTTACCATCGTATGCATCCCAAGTGAAGATTGAAGAG GCACGTACTGGACTTGATACACCGAAGCAGAATGTTCTGCCTACTGCTCATTTATCAG AGATAGGTGGAACTCAGAATCATCTGCCTTCTATTACTAGAGAATTGCAGTCTGAAGGTGGAAAAATGAATCTTCTACCCTCCCATTTGTCGATAGGTGTTCTACACGAAATTGGACGAAGATGTGGTTCAAAG GTTGAGTTCAGGTCTGTGGTAAGCACCAGTAAGGATTTGCAGTTTTCTGTTGAG GTTTTATTCACTGGGGAGAAGATTGGTGTTGGAATGGGCAAGACAAGGAGGGATGCTCAGCAGCAAGCTGCTGAGCTTGCTCTTCATAATTTAGCAG AAAAATATGTAGCATATATAGCGCCTCGTTCGGGAGCTGTGGATAGAGATTTCAATAATCTCTCTCTTGGAACTGAAAATGGATTTCTATGGGACGTGAATCCTGCATCAAATGAAGCAATAAAAGAAGGTTTTCCTAAAGATAATACTTCTGAG GCTGCTGAAGAACCTGGGAGTAATTCATCCAGTATAGCAAATCAACCAGTTGAAAAACGTGCGAATTCACCAAG ATTGTCTGAATCTATGCCGAGCAAACGGTCAAAGGAAGGAGTTCTGCGTCGATTAGGAAGTAGTCTATCATCCTCACGGCAACCGAAAAATGAGCATACCATTTCATGA
- the LOC107891542 gene encoding RNA polymerase II C-terminal domain phosphatase-like 2 isoform X2 — protein MSRLGFKSMVYHGDFFLGELNTIPITDSNFQFPNNEIRIHHISPTSERCIPLSILHTISSFPVRCKLESPFPVEQPHLIHLHASCFYEFKTAVVLVGDEEVHLVAMPSKQKKFPCFWCFSVSTGLYNSCLGMLNLRCLAIVFDLDETLIVANTMKSFEDRIEVLRGWIARESDPIRLSGMSAELRRYIDDRLLLKQYAESDCVVDNGKMFKVQMEEVPPLSDGHEKVVRPVIRLQDRNIVLTRINPEIRDTSVLVRLRPAWDELRSYLTAKGRKRFEVYVCTMAERDYALEMWRLLDPGAHLIGSKQLLDRVVCVKSGSRKSLLNVFRDGKCHPQMAMVIDDRSKVWEDKDQPRVHVVPPFAPYYAPQAETANAVPVLCVARNVACNARGLFFKEFDDNVLRKMSEVFYEDEVVNLPLAPDVSNYLMSEEASFASNGNNGAPICEGMNGAEVERRMNQSEEKHVLDSSTRPVTSNPELRSETSQPPVTDIVGPASSVAPLPSQKPSILGAPGLLSNPMMLGASVRRDNNGSEGDYDMKRRALGIKQSLDLRNQSSIQPPLLPKFPIQTSSSSVVPQGGWLVEEDINESHLNDRPSGTTQESDVIKSDKLRGYQNPFPHTAPGSVSTGLPSYASQVKIEEARTGLDTPKQNVLPTAHLSEIGGTQNHLPSITRELQSEGGKMNLLPSHLSIGVLHEIGRRCGSKVEFRSVVSTSKDLQFSVEFILFRFYSLGRRLVLEWARQGGMLSSKLLSLLFII, from the exons atgagtCGATTAGGGTTTAAATCCATGGTGTATCATGGAGACTTTTTTTTGGGTGAACTGAACACTATCCCTATCACGGACTCGAATTTCCAGTTCCCGAATAACGAGATTCGTATCCACCACATCTCCCCTACCAGCGAACGATGCATTCCTCTTTCGATTCTCCACACGATTTCCTCATTTCCCGTTCGTTGCAAGCTCGAATCCCCTTTTCCCGTAGAACAGCCGCATTTGATTCATCTTCACGCCTCTTGCTTTTACGAATTCAAG ACGGCGGTGGTTTTGGTTGGAGATGAAGAGGTGCACTTAGTGGCAATGCCGAGTAAACAGAAGAAGTTTCCTTGTTTTTGGTGCTTTTCGGTTTCTACGGGACTGTACAATTCTTGCTTAGGGATGCTTAACTTGAGGTGTCTCGCGATTGTTTTCGATCTCGATGAAACGTTGATTGTTGCCAACACGATGAAGTCGTTTGAGGATAGGATCGAAGTGCTTAGGGGTTGGATTGCGCGGGAGAGTGATCCGATTCGTCTTTCAGGGATGTCGGCTGAATTGAGAAGGTATATAGATGATCGGTTGCTGTTGAAGCAGTACGCGGAGAGTGATTGTGTTGTTGataatggaaaaatgtttaaAGTTCAGATGGAAGAGGTTCCACCTTTGTCTGATGGCCATGAGAAAGTTGTTCGGCCTGTGATTAGGTTGCAGGACAGAAATATTGTCCTTACTCGTATCAATCCTGAG ATTCGGGATACCAGTGTGCTGGTGAGGTTACGACCAGCGTGGGATGAATTGAGAAGCTATTTGACTGCGAAAGGCCGAAAGCGCTTTGAAGTATATGTTTGTACTATGGCTGAAAGAGATTATGCATTAGAGATGTGGAGGCTTCTTGATCCTGGGGCACATCTGATAGGTTCAAAACAACTACTGGACCGAGTTGTTTGTGTCAAATCTG GTTCCAGGAAATCTTTGCTAAATGTGTTCCGTGATGGCAAATGCCATCCACAGATGGCAATGGTAATTGATGATCGTTCAAAGGTCTGGGAGGATAAGGATCAACCTCGAGTTCATGTAGTTCCCCCATTTGCTCCGTATTATGCTCCTCAGGCGGAG ACAGCAAATGCAGTTCCAGTCCTCTGTGTCGCAAGAAATGTTGCATGCAATGCCAGGGGTTTGTTTTTCAA AGAGTTTGATGACAATGTATTGCGGAAGATGTCTGAAGTTTTTTATGAAGATGAGGTGGTAAATCTGCCTCTTGCCCCTGATGTGAGCAACTATTTGATGTCAGAG GAAGCTAGTTTTGCTTCAAATGGGAACAATGGAGCTCCTATCTGTGAAGGAATGAACGGAGCTGAAGTTGAGCGGAGGATGAATCAGTCT GAGGAGAAGCATGTTTTGGACTCTTCCACTCGTCCAGTTACAAGTAACCCTGAGTTGCGGTCTGAAACCTCTCAGCCTCCTGTTACAGATATTGTTGGTCCTGCATCTTCAGTAGCACCATTGCCTTCTCAGA AACCTAGTATACTTGGAGCTCCTGGTCTGCTTTCAAATCCTATGATGCTTGGAGCTTCTGTAAGAAGAGATAACAACGGTAGTGAAGGTGATTATGACATGAAGAGAAGAGCCCTTGGCATAAAACAGAGTTTAGACTTAAGGAATCAGAGCTCGATCCAACCTCCACTCCTACCTAAATTTCCGATACagacatcatcatcatcagtagtgCCTCAGGGAGGTTGGTTGGTGGAAGAAGACATCAATGAATCGCATCTAAATGATCGACCATCAGGCACTACACAAGAATCTGATGTAATAAAATCTGATAAATTGCGAGGTTATCAGAATCCGTTTCCTCATACAGCACCTGGTTCTGTTTCCACTGGTTTACCATCGTATGCATCCCAAGTGAAGATTGAAGAG GCACGTACTGGACTTGATACACCGAAGCAGAATGTTCTGCCTACTGCTCATTTATCAG AGATAGGTGGAACTCAGAATCATCTGCCTTCTATTACTAGAGAATTGCAGTCTGAAGGTGGAAAAATGAATCTTCTACCCTCCCATTTGTCGATAGGTGTTCTACACGAAATTGGACGAAGATGTGGTTCAAAG GTTGAGTTCAGGTCTGTGGTAAGCACCAGTAAGGATTTGCAGTTTTCTGTTGAG TTTATTTTATTTAGGTTTTATTCACTGGGGAGAAGATTGGTGTTGGAATGGGCAAGACAAGGAGGGATGCTCAGCAGCAAGCTGCTGAGCTTGCTCTTCATAATTTAG